In Deinococcus maricopensis DSM 21211, one genomic interval encodes:
- a CDS encoding DoxX family protein yields MTTPASRATLPLAALFITAGTLHFLRPAFFDAIVPPPLPARPATLLSGAAELTGGLGLLYRPTRRAASVGLMALLVAVFPANVYMTLHPERFPQLPVWALWARLPLQLPLLWWAYRAGRR; encoded by the coding sequence ATGACCACCCCTGCTTCCCGCGCCACGCTGCCGCTCGCAGCGCTGTTCATCACGGCGGGCACCCTGCATTTCCTGCGCCCCGCCTTCTTTGACGCGATCGTCCCACCGCCCCTCCCGGCGCGGCCCGCCACCCTGCTGAGCGGCGCGGCGGAACTGACGGGCGGGTTGGGGCTGCTGTACCGCCCGACGCGGCGCGCGGCGAGCGTCGGCCTGATGGCGCTGCTGGTCGCCGTCTTCCCGGCGAACGTGTACATGACGCTGCACCCCGAGCGTTTCCCGCAGCTGCCCGTGTGGGCGCTGTGGGCACGGCTGCCGCTGCAACTCCCGCTGCTGTGGTGGGCGTACCGTGCAGGCCGACGCTGA
- a CDS encoding class I SAM-dependent rRNA methyltransferase has protein sequence MSSPLPADLRDRLARACARRAHLPGQGTTVYRAAHLTETEGAFTVDVAGDVAVLSTYRAFPSGPELTLAERVAEVTGARSVYLKRRPVEAKHVANTARALLSPPDPVIGEAAPEVVALEGGVPFLIRPGADLSVGLFTDARPARAWVRDHAGARVLNTFAYTCGFGLMARLGGAEVVKNLDASRKVLSWGQENYALSGVEAPDEDFIYGDVFDWLARFARQERAFDVVVLDPPSFARGKSGTWRAERDYGTLAAAAARVVAPGGALLAMTNHAGVPEDLFAREALAGVRGAGRRGHVEARLGAGEDYPGAAHLKVLALRLA, from the coding sequence ATGTCGTCTCCTCTGCCCGCTGACCTTCGTGACCGCCTGGCGCGCGCGTGTGCGCGGCGCGCGCACCTGCCCGGCCAGGGCACCACGGTGTACCGCGCGGCGCACCTGACCGAAACGGAGGGGGCGTTCACCGTGGACGTCGCGGGGGACGTGGCCGTGCTGAGCACGTACCGCGCGTTCCCGTCTGGGCCGGAGCTGACGCTGGCGGAACGCGTGGCCGAGGTGACGGGCGCGCGGAGCGTGTACCTGAAGCGCCGCCCGGTGGAGGCGAAGCACGTGGCGAACACGGCGCGCGCGCTGCTGTCCCCGCCGGACCCGGTGATCGGCGAGGCGGCGCCGGAGGTGGTGGCGCTGGAGGGCGGCGTGCCGTTCCTGATTCGTCCGGGAGCTGACCTGAGCGTGGGGCTGTTCACGGACGCGCGGCCCGCGCGCGCGTGGGTGCGCGATCACGCTGGAGCGCGCGTGCTCAATACGTTCGCGTACACGTGCGGGTTCGGGTTGATGGCGCGCCTCGGGGGCGCCGAGGTCGTGAAGAACCTCGATGCGAGCCGGAAGGTGCTGTCGTGGGGGCAGGAGAATTACGCGCTGTCCGGGGTGGAGGCGCCCGACGAGGACTTCATTTACGGGGACGTGTTCGATTGGCTGGCGCGGTTCGCGCGGCAGGAGCGGGCGTTCGACGTGGTGGTGCTGGACCCGCCGAGTTTCGCGCGCGGGAAATCCGGGACGTGGCGCGCGGAACGCGACTACGGGACGCTGGCGGCGGCGGCGGCGCGGGTGGTGGCGCCCGGCGGGGCGCTACTCGCCATGACGAATCATGCGGGGGTGCCCGAGGACCTGTTCGCGCGGGAGGCGCTGGCGGGCGTGCGCGGCGCGGGGCGGCGCGGGCATGTGGAGGCGCGGCTCGGGGCGGGCGAGGACTACCCGGGCGCGGCGCACCTGAAGGTGCTGGCGTTGCGGCTCGCGTGA
- a CDS encoding HAMP domain-containing protein produces the protein MKYTVVIRQPVPDDRRAELVTVLGERFGLPLAQAEKLAGRRAGRLMKPTSRARAELLLNMFRTNGANVSLEEVADDAADAPLAMPAMPTPPVPAAPAGSTLTKDASSDALPSAYTTSETLLVTTPSPAAPAMSAAAAPDAFMADAPGTATAVVAPPAPAAVAVVEDAAPAPTGVPAAADDVWSDFTGSLTLPGTRTEEATPAPKQTASVLATSFDAESTETAGPRPRRTSLARRISLTALLPLAVTALTTLALLAFVLPSSQRQLIYQGAQAVATAVGTNLDTTNQDTVYNQLDALLQQSSVGFVQVELPDGTNFFRSKNVDADPFLQERVTQWVQKNPSSSEFLDKDNPVARLKEQLAQLEAVGATDNPEVASLKQRIADPASNKVVSTRYLLNRIGVYQKGDQRVAGPPTTLKGQQPLYRIAIGVPGNESFALVTRTLAIIFALSLLAFALAAYFAARTARRIVQPIEQLVKSADAISLGQLNTPVRVNQNDEVGDLAQALERMRLSLEAAMERLRKRRSRN, from the coding sequence ATGAAGTACACCGTCGTGATTCGCCAACCCGTTCCGGATGACCGCCGTGCGGAACTTGTGACCGTGCTCGGTGAGCGCTTTGGCCTACCGCTCGCGCAGGCCGAGAAGCTCGCGGGTCGCCGTGCCGGCCGCCTGATGAAGCCCACCAGCCGCGCCCGCGCGGAACTGCTGCTGAACATGTTCCGCACCAACGGCGCGAACGTGTCGCTGGAAGAAGTCGCCGATGACGCCGCCGACGCGCCGCTCGCCATGCCCGCCATGCCGACGCCGCCGGTGCCCGCCGCCCCGGCTGGGTCCACCCTCACCAAGGACGCCAGCAGCGACGCGTTGCCTTCCGCGTACACCACCTCCGAGACGCTGCTCGTGACGACGCCGTCCCCGGCAGCGCCCGCCATGAGCGCCGCCGCCGCGCCCGACGCCTTCATGGCGGACGCGCCCGGCACGGCCACGGCCGTGGTCGCCCCTCCCGCCCCCGCCGCTGTGGCGGTCGTGGAAGACGCGGCGCCCGCCCCGACCGGCGTGCCGGCCGCGGCCGACGACGTGTGGTCGGATTTCACCGGGTCGCTGACGCTGCCCGGCACCCGCACCGAAGAAGCCACGCCCGCGCCGAAACAGACGGCGTCGGTGCTTGCCACGTCCTTCGACGCGGAATCGACGGAAACGGCCGGGCCGCGCCCGCGCCGCACCAGCTTGGCCCGCCGCATCTCCCTCACGGCGCTGCTGCCGCTCGCCGTAACGGCCCTCACGACGCTGGCGCTGCTGGCGTTCGTGCTGCCCTCCTCGCAGCGTCAGCTGATCTACCAGGGCGCTCAGGCGGTCGCGACGGCCGTGGGAACGAACCTCGACACCACCAACCAGGACACCGTGTACAACCAGCTCGACGCGCTGCTTCAGCAGTCGTCGGTCGGGTTCGTGCAGGTGGAGCTGCCGGACGGCACGAACTTCTTCCGCAGCAAGAACGTCGACGCCGACCCGTTCCTGCAGGAACGCGTCACCCAGTGGGTGCAGAAGAACCCCAGCAGCAGCGAGTTCCTTGACAAGGACAACCCCGTGGCGCGCCTCAAAGAGCAGCTCGCGCAGCTCGAAGCGGTCGGCGCGACCGACAACCCCGAAGTGGCCTCGCTGAAGCAGCGCATCGCGGACCCCGCCAGCAACAAGGTCGTCTCGACCCGTTACCTGCTGAACCGCATCGGCGTGTACCAGAAGGGTGACCAGCGCGTCGCCGGCCCCCCCACCACCCTCAAGGGCCAGCAGCCGCTGTACCGCATTGCCATCGGCGTGCCCGGCAACGAATCGTTCGCGCTCGTGACGCGCACCCTGGCGATCATCTTCGCGCTGTCGCTGCTCGCGTTCGCGCTCGCCGCGTACTTCGCCGCGCGCACCGCCCGCCGCATCGTGCAGCCGATCGAGCAGCTCGTGAAGAGCGCCGACGCGATCTCCCTCGGCCAGCTGAACACGCCCGTGCGCGTGAACCAGAACGACGAGGTCGGCGACCTCGCCCAGGCCCTGGAGCGCATGCGCCTGTCGCTGGAAGCGGCGATGGAACGCC
- a CDS encoding response regulator produces MDDRENERSGRVIRVLVVDDQPWVRVGLRTLLDLEEGVSVAAEAASGEDAVAWVDAHPGDVDVVLMDVRMPGMGGVEATAQLRARSGPPVVLLTTFEEEDAMVGGLQAGASGYLLKDVDVVTLRDTIVRVARGERYVQPRVAEVLADALSRERRGVTVTPERLTPRETEILALIARGLANKRIAQALTLTEGTVKVHVSNILGKLGATDRLDAVRVAREAGLLDV; encoded by the coding sequence ATGGATGACCGTGAAAACGAACGGAGCGGGCGCGTGATTCGCGTGCTCGTGGTGGATGATCAGCCGTGGGTGCGCGTGGGCCTGCGGACGCTGCTGGACCTGGAGGAGGGCGTGAGCGTCGCGGCGGAAGCGGCCAGCGGCGAGGACGCGGTGGCGTGGGTGGACGCGCACCCGGGCGACGTGGACGTCGTGCTGATGGACGTGCGCATGCCCGGCATGGGCGGCGTGGAGGCGACGGCGCAACTGCGCGCGCGCAGCGGGCCGCCCGTGGTGCTGCTCACGACGTTCGAGGAGGAGGACGCGATGGTGGGTGGGCTGCAGGCCGGCGCGAGTGGGTACCTGCTGAAGGACGTGGACGTCGTGACGCTGCGTGACACCATCGTGCGGGTGGCGCGCGGGGAGCGTTACGTGCAGCCACGCGTGGCGGAAGTGCTCGCGGACGCGCTGTCGCGCGAGCGGCGGGGCGTGACGGTCACGCCGGAACGGCTCACGCCGCGCGAAACGGAGATCCTAGCGCTGATCGCGCGGGGGCTGGCGAACAAACGCATCGCGCAGGCGCTGACGCTGACGGAAGGCACCGTGAAGGTGCACGTGAGTAACATCCTCGGGAAGCTCGGCGCGACGGACCGCCTCGACGCCGTGCGGGTCGCGCGCGAGGCGGGGCTGCTGGACGTCTGA
- a CDS encoding acetyl-CoA C-acetyltransferase produces the protein MTDIVIVAAQRTAIGSFMGSLAGVNAVDLGVAVTRAVADGLPQEDIADVIVGNVLQAGQGMNVARQIAIGSGLPHDVPGLTVNRVCGSGLQAVVSAAQGLKSGDGHLYLAGGTESMSRAPYLLPRAREGYRLGHAEALDHLIHDGLTDAFHNYHMGITAENVAEKYGITREDQDAFALESQTRAARAMATGAFRDEITPVTVKSRKGEVTFDADEYPRATSLEALAKLKPAFKKDGTVTAGNASGLNDGAAMLAVTTGDYARAHGLPVLARIRAYAAVGVDPAFMGIGPAAAVPKALDRAGVAAGDVDLWELNEAFASQSLAVVRDLGVDAARVNVTGGAIALGHPIGASGARVLVTLVHALRREGKALGGASLCIGGGMGIAMILEAQ, from the coding sequence ATGACGGACATCGTGATTGTGGCGGCGCAACGCACCGCCATCGGCAGTTTCATGGGCAGCCTCGCGGGCGTGAACGCCGTGGACCTCGGCGTGGCGGTCACGCGCGCCGTCGCGGACGGCCTCCCTCAGGAGGACATCGCGGACGTAATCGTCGGGAACGTCCTGCAGGCGGGACAGGGCATGAACGTCGCGCGGCAGATCGCCATCGGCTCCGGCCTGCCGCACGACGTGCCGGGCCTCACCGTGAACCGCGTGTGCGGCAGCGGCCTGCAGGCGGTCGTGAGTGCCGCGCAGGGCCTGAAGTCCGGCGACGGGCACCTCTACCTCGCCGGCGGCACGGAAAGCATGAGTCGCGCACCGTACCTGCTGCCGCGCGCGCGCGAAGGGTACCGCCTGGGGCACGCCGAAGCCCTCGACCACCTGATCCACGACGGCCTGACGGACGCGTTCCACAACTACCACATGGGCATCACGGCGGAGAACGTCGCCGAGAAATACGGCATCACGCGTGAGGACCAGGACGCGTTCGCGCTGGAAAGCCAGACGCGGGCGGCGCGCGCCATGGCGACCGGCGCGTTCCGCGACGAGATCACGCCCGTGACCGTGAAAAGCCGCAAGGGCGAGGTGACGTTCGACGCGGACGAGTACCCGCGCGCCACCAGCCTCGAAGCGCTCGCGAAGCTCAAGCCCGCGTTCAAGAAGGACGGGACGGTCACGGCCGGGAATGCGTCCGGCCTCAACGACGGCGCGGCCATGCTCGCCGTGACGACCGGCGACTACGCGCGCGCGCACGGCCTGCCGGTGCTCGCCCGCATCCGCGCGTACGCGGCGGTCGGTGTGGACCCGGCGTTCATGGGGATCGGGCCGGCGGCAGCCGTGCCGAAGGCGCTGGACCGCGCGGGCGTAGCGGCCGGCGACGTGGACCTGTGGGAGCTGAACGAGGCGTTCGCGTCGCAGTCCCTCGCGGTCGTGCGGGACCTGGGCGTGGACGCCGCGCGCGTAAACGTGACGGGCGGCGCGATTGCGCTCGGGCACCCGATTGGCGCGTCGGGCGCGCGCGTGCTCGTCACGTTGGTGCACGCGCTGCGGCGCGAGGGCAAGGCGCTCGGTGGGGCGAGCCTGTGCATCGGTGGGGGCATGGGGATCGCCATGATCCTCGAAGCGCAGTAA
- the trxB gene encoding thioredoxin-disulfide reductase yields MTQYDVVIIGGGPAGLTAGIYTGRANLKTLILEKGQPGGQIAQTEEVENYPGFPEPIHGMELAQRMVQQAEKFGAVLDMDEVQSISHDISSHTFTITGYNGTYTAKAVILATGANPKRLGIPGEENFWGRGVSTCATCDGFFYRGKKVVVIGGGDAAVEEGLFLTKFADEVTLIHRRDTLRANKVAQARAFANPKMKFIWDTVPEEILGEGEGFTQQVRAVRLRNLKTGEVTDFQTDGVFIFIGHVPNTDFVRDTVKLRDDGYVEVTDDIYTSVPGIFAAGDVSDYVYRQLATSVGAGTRAAMSAERMLAALEVEETAAD; encoded by the coding sequence ATGACGCAGTACGACGTGGTCATCATTGGCGGCGGCCCCGCCGGCCTCACCGCCGGCATCTACACCGGCCGCGCCAACCTCAAAACCCTGATCCTCGAAAAAGGCCAGCCCGGCGGGCAGATCGCCCAAACCGAAGAAGTCGAGAACTACCCCGGCTTCCCTGAACCCATCCACGGCATGGAACTCGCGCAGCGCATGGTCCAGCAGGCCGAGAAGTTCGGCGCGGTCCTCGACATGGACGAAGTCCAGAGCATCAGCCACGACATCAGCAGCCACACCTTCACCATCACCGGCTACAACGGCACCTACACGGCCAAAGCCGTCATCCTGGCCACCGGCGCGAACCCCAAACGCCTCGGCATTCCCGGCGAGGAGAACTTCTGGGGACGCGGCGTCAGCACCTGCGCCACCTGCGACGGCTTCTTCTACCGCGGCAAGAAGGTCGTCGTGATCGGCGGCGGGGACGCCGCCGTCGAAGAAGGCCTGTTCCTCACCAAATTCGCGGACGAAGTCACGCTCATTCACCGCCGCGACACCCTGCGTGCCAACAAGGTCGCCCAGGCCCGCGCCTTCGCGAACCCCAAGATGAAATTCATCTGGGACACCGTTCCCGAAGAAATCCTCGGCGAGGGTGAAGGCTTCACGCAGCAGGTGCGCGCCGTACGCCTCCGCAACCTCAAAACCGGCGAGGTCACCGACTTCCAGACCGACGGCGTGTTCATCTTCATCGGCCACGTGCCCAACACCGACTTCGTCCGGGACACCGTCAAACTCCGCGACGACGGCTACGTCGAGGTAACGGACGACATCTACACCAGCGTGCCCGGCATCTTCGCCGCCGGCGACGTCAGCGACTACGTGTACCGCCAGCTCGCCACCAGCGTCGGCGCCGGCACCCGCGCCGCCATGAGCGCCGAACGCATGCTCGCCGCCCTCGAAGTCGAAGAAACCGCCGCCGACTGA
- a CDS encoding HAD family hydrolase has protein sequence MTSSGAHNSPRVLLFDWGDTLMRDNPAEIRKMRDWLHVEALPGANETLATLRARGYRLIIATNAAESCAHDVLSALDRVDLAVHVERVYTARDLGITKRDPRFYSVILADLGVSAHDAVMIGDAWSSDVLAAHAAGLDAVWLSDAPAPGDLPPGVRQVRTLMDLLRLFPPLGVTPHLTTS, from the coding sequence ATGACCTCGTCTGGCGCCCACAACAGCCCCCGCGTGCTCCTGTTCGACTGGGGCGATACGCTGATGCGCGACAACCCCGCCGAGATTCGCAAGATGCGCGACTGGCTCCACGTGGAGGCGCTGCCCGGCGCCAACGAGACCCTCGCCACCCTCCGCGCGCGCGGCTACCGCCTCATCATCGCCACGAACGCCGCCGAGTCCTGCGCGCACGACGTGCTCAGCGCGCTGGACCGCGTGGACCTCGCCGTGCACGTCGAGCGCGTGTACACCGCCCGGGACCTCGGCATCACCAAGCGCGACCCACGCTTCTACAGCGTGATCCTCGCGGACCTCGGCGTGAGCGCCCACGACGCCGTGATGATCGGCGACGCGTGGAGCAGCGACGTGCTCGCGGCGCACGCGGCCGGCCTTGACGCCGTGTGGCTCAGCGACGCCCCCGCCCCCGGCGATCTGCCGCCCGGCGTGCGGCAGGTGCGCACGCTGATGGACCTGCTGCGCCTGTTCCCGCCGCTCGGCGTGACCCCTCACTTGACAACCAGCTGA
- a CDS encoding monothiol bacilliredoxin BrxC family protein: MSEQVLVPLTTPEEVDTFLAEHPLAAVFKAGTCHKTMQGFGVLETFLKGHELPIGFIRVVDWRPASNHVAERTGIVHHSPQFILFREGQPVFDVDNWDITPGALTPVFDEFVPARAAEGQVRTQGNVEPYKRLMQDFLDGRLNEWAFQDQYVTMFRDDASLRSQAEFELLSRLFGDPDAYHGGLHQLGAPAERGDLRGRVQELLAQL; the protein is encoded by the coding sequence ATGAGTGAACAGGTTCTCGTTCCGCTGACCACCCCCGAAGAGGTCGATACCTTCCTCGCGGAGCACCCGCTGGCCGCTGTGTTCAAGGCGGGCACGTGCCACAAGACCATGCAGGGCTTCGGCGTGCTGGAGACGTTCCTGAAGGGCCACGAACTGCCGATTGGGTTCATCCGCGTGGTGGACTGGCGTCCCGCGAGCAACCACGTGGCGGAGCGTACCGGCATCGTGCACCACAGCCCGCAGTTCATCCTGTTCCGCGAGGGGCAGCCGGTGTTCGACGTGGACAACTGGGACATCACGCCGGGTGCGCTCACGCCGGTGTTCGACGAGTTCGTGCCGGCGCGCGCCGCCGAGGGGCAGGTGCGGACGCAGGGGAACGTCGAGCCGTACAAGCGCCTGATGCAGGACTTCCTGGATGGTCGCCTGAACGAGTGGGCGTTCCAGGATCAGTACGTGACGATGTTCCGCGATGACGCGAGCCTGCGCAGCCAGGCGGAGTTCGAGCTGCTGTCGCGCCTGTTCGGCGACCCGGACGCGTACCACGGTGGGCTGCATCAGCTGGGCGCGCCGGCGGAGCGTGGGGACCTGCGCGGCCGCGTTCAGGAACTGCTCGCGCAACTCTGA
- a CDS encoding HD domain-containing protein, producing MIGRTLWRKARGLRGKLRRLARSVSARQAHPDDAWAERHLTPPETRVYARMDARDREHALRVTRRMLRDHPDASADLVAAALLHDCGKSIRPYRVLERVLLAAIPNRAARLLPAWTFGPFAALTVRAHHPTLGADLLRTAGGRARVAQLVARHHTPGADAEAALLHLYDDLE from the coding sequence GTGATCGGGCGAACCCTCTGGCGCAAGGCGCGCGGCCTGCGCGGCAAACTGCGCCGACTGGCCCGCAGCGTTAGCGCCCGGCAGGCCCACCCGGACGACGCCTGGGCCGAGCGGCACCTCACCCCGCCGGAAACGCGTGTGTACGCCCGCATGGACGCCCGCGACCGGGAGCACGCCCTGCGCGTCACGCGGCGCATGCTCCGCGACCACCCGGACGCGAGCGCCGACCTCGTGGCCGCGGCGCTGCTCCACGACTGCGGCAAGAGCATCCGCCCGTACCGTGTCCTGGAACGCGTCCTGCTGGCGGCCATTCCCAACCGCGCCGCGCGGCTGCTGCCCGCATGGACATTTGGACCGTTCGCCGCACTCACGGTCCGCGCGCACCACCCCACCCTGGGCGCCGACCTGCTCCGCACTGCCGGCGGGCGCGCGCGCGTGGCGCAGCTCGTGGCACGCCACCACACCCCCGGAGCGGACGCGGAAGCGGCGCTGCTGCACCTGTACGACGACCTGGAGTGA
- a CDS encoding sensor histidine kinase translates to MPELTPLPAPRGLFAQMKPSARLAAVFSGLNVLMILLLVLLTKPLIIDADKLPTEPWWVLASGKVLLAGVLWAAIVVRLGSQVAGWRYAGTAVVAAISFLLSLYYQPLLALVYVVVLLRLQLGFWQAVGLALAVAFAAEFAWVSLLAQVNGDGLFGPWRYLLLWTVIAVLITTVVCGYTLLSFELGVRQAHAREALQESHALLRAYRDREIRHAHLEERTRISRELHDTLGHQLTAQRFELQALARLLPEEAGSAREVLGRVLDRNTEAIADVRRAVQALRPDVIGAGLAPALRALLRDWGDANVTLRIDGTESHVSQDAQLAVYRAAQEALTNARKHAPGQPLTLHVTFGAGDVTLTARNPAPDAHPTPVGGQGIAGLRERAAHLGGAAGGTYGEGEFKLWMTVKTNGAGA, encoded by the coding sequence GTGCCCGAGTTGACGCCCCTGCCCGCTCCCCGTGGGCTGTTCGCGCAGATGAAGCCGTCCGCGCGCCTCGCAGCGGTCTTTTCTGGCCTGAACGTCCTGATGATCCTGCTGCTGGTGCTGCTCACCAAGCCGCTGATCATCGACGCGGACAAATTACCCACCGAGCCGTGGTGGGTGCTCGCCAGCGGGAAGGTGTTGCTCGCGGGCGTGCTGTGGGCGGCCATCGTCGTGCGGCTCGGCAGTCAGGTGGCCGGCTGGCGCTACGCCGGGACGGCCGTGGTCGCCGCCATCAGCTTCCTGCTGTCCCTGTACTACCAGCCGCTGCTCGCGCTGGTGTACGTGGTCGTGCTGCTGCGTCTGCAACTCGGGTTCTGGCAGGCGGTCGGGCTGGCACTCGCGGTGGCGTTCGCGGCGGAGTTCGCGTGGGTGAGCCTGCTCGCGCAGGTGAACGGCGACGGGCTGTTCGGGCCGTGGCGGTACCTGCTGCTGTGGACAGTCATTGCGGTGCTCATCACGACCGTGGTGTGCGGCTACACGCTGCTGAGCTTCGAACTGGGCGTGCGCCAGGCGCACGCCCGCGAGGCGTTGCAGGAGAGCCACGCGCTGCTGCGCGCGTACCGCGACCGGGAAATCCGGCACGCACACCTCGAGGAACGCACGCGCATCTCCCGGGAGCTGCACGACACGCTTGGGCATCAACTGACCGCTCAGCGCTTCGAGCTGCAGGCCCTCGCGCGCCTGCTGCCTGAGGAGGCCGGCAGCGCCCGTGAGGTGCTGGGGCGCGTGCTGGACCGCAACACCGAGGCCATCGCGGACGTGCGCCGGGCCGTGCAGGCGCTGCGGCCCGACGTGATCGGCGCGGGGCTCGCGCCGGCCCTGCGGGCGCTGCTGCGTGACTGGGGCGACGCGAACGTGACGCTGCGCATCGACGGCACCGAAAGTCACGTCTCGCAGGACGCGCAGCTCGCGGTGTACCGCGCGGCGCAGGAAGCCCTGACGAACGCCCGCAAGCACGCGCCCGGGCAGCCGCTCACGCTGCACGTCACGTTCGGGGCAGGCGACGTGACCCTCACCGCCCGGAACCCCGCGCCGGACGCGCACCCCACGCCGGTGGGCGGGCAGGGCATCGCCGGGCTGAGGGAGCGGGCCGCGCATCTGGGCGGCGCGGCCGGCGGCACGTACGGGGAGGGAGAATTCAAGTTATGGATGACCGTGAAAACGAACGGAGCGGGCGCGTGA
- a CDS encoding 30S ribosomal protein S1, with the protein MEDQATPTPAQSGTAQPETTGAERDYPAMTMEDVLASESAPEIREVNRGDVLTGTIVFIGNEGLMVDVGAKVEGLIPFNQLADEPLTQEQAQEQYKPGDQIEAYVVRSDLANGQIVLSKKRADQDKGWRVLADMQAKDEPFQVDIIEKVRGGLVAQIDGIRAFLPASQVDTRRVNDLDPYVGKPLEVKLIELNRKRNRVIISHRAIMEAKKAQAREETMHTLEPGAKFEGEVVEITDFGVFVNLGGIDGLVHRSELTFGRFNHPRDVVKVGDKVDVQVIDVDPSRERINLSMKALTTDPWESAVDKFAIGQKVKGKVTNLTNFGAFVEIEPGLEGLVHVSEMSWTKRVRHPNEVLKEGDEVEAIILRIDPKDRRISLGLRQTTDDPWSALPDRYPPGTPVKGKVTGLTDFGVFMEIEEGIEGLIHISELDLNRVNNPADLFKKGDEIEAVILNIDPVEQRASLSRRRALGGAPARGGDYVSQGGGSRDRQFGGQGGGQRSGGGRGGRRGGGDYDYSYNAKDASQGGKISTKLGDVYADLFAQFGLGNDKKEEGEKSE; encoded by the coding sequence ATGGAAGACCAGGCTACCCCGACCCCCGCCCAGAGCGGGACTGCTCAGCCCGAAACCACGGGCGCCGAACGCGACTACCCCGCCATGACCATGGAGGACGTGCTCGCCAGCGAGTCCGCCCCCGAGATCCGCGAGGTCAACCGCGGTGACGTCCTGACCGGCACCATCGTGTTTATCGGCAACGAAGGCCTGATGGTGGACGTCGGCGCCAAGGTGGAAGGCCTCATCCCCTTCAACCAGCTCGCCGACGAACCCCTCACCCAGGAACAAGCGCAGGAACAGTACAAGCCCGGCGATCAGATCGAGGCGTACGTCGTGCGTTCGGACCTGGCCAACGGCCAGATCGTGCTGAGCAAGAAGCGCGCCGATCAGGATAAGGGCTGGCGCGTCCTGGCCGATATGCAGGCCAAGGACGAGCCCTTCCAGGTCGACATCATCGAGAAGGTGCGCGGTGGCCTGGTGGCCCAGATCGACGGCATTCGCGCGTTCCTGCCCGCCAGCCAGGTGGACACCCGCCGCGTCAACGACCTCGATCCGTACGTCGGCAAGCCCCTCGAAGTGAAGCTCATCGAGCTGAACCGCAAGCGCAACCGCGTGATCATCTCCCACCGCGCCATCATGGAAGCCAAAAAGGCCCAGGCGCGCGAAGAGACCATGCACACGCTCGAGCCCGGCGCGAAGTTCGAGGGTGAAGTCGTCGAAATCACCGACTTCGGCGTGTTCGTCAACCTCGGCGGCATCGACGGCCTCGTGCACCGCAGCGAGCTGACCTTTGGTCGCTTCAACCACCCCCGCGACGTCGTCAAGGTCGGCGACAAGGTGGACGTCCAGGTCATCGACGTGGACCCCAGCCGCGAGCGCATCAACCTGTCCATGAAGGCCCTCACCACCGACCCGTGGGAAAGCGCCGTGGACAAGTTCGCCATCGGCCAGAAGGTCAAGGGTAAGGTCACGAACCTCACCAACTTCGGTGCGTTCGTGGAAATCGAACCCGGCCTCGAAGGCCTGGTGCACGTCAGCGAAATGAGCTGGACGAAGCGCGTCCGTCACCCGAACGAAGTCCTCAAGGAAGGCGACGAAGTCGAGGCGATCATCCTGCGCATCGACCCGAAAGACCGGCGTATCAGCCTCGGTCTTCGCCAGACCACGGACGATCCCTGGAGCGCCCTCCCCGACCGTTACCCCCCCGGCACGCCGGTCAAGGGCAAGGTCACGGGCCTCACGGACTTCGGCGTGTTCATGGAAATCGAGGAAGGCATCGAGGGCCTGATCCACATCAGCGAACTCGACCTGAACCGCGTGAACAACCCCGCCGACCTGTTCAAGAAGGGCGACGAGATCGAAGCCGTCATCCTGAACATCGACCCCGTCGAGCAGCGCGCCAGCCTCAGCCGTCGTCGCGCCCTCGGTGGTGCCCCGGCGCGTGGCGGCGACTACGTCAGCCAGGGCGGCGGCAGCCGTGACCGTCAGTTCGGCGGCCAGGGCGGCGGTCAGCGCAGCGGTGGTGGCCGTGGTGGCCGTCGCGGTGGCGGCGACTACGACTACAGCTACAACGCCAAGGACGCCAGCCAGGGCGGCAAGATCAGCACGAAGCTCGGCGACGTGTACGCCGACCTCTTCGCGCAGTTCGGCCTCGGCAACGACAAGAAAGAAGAAGGCGAGAAGAGCGAGTAA